A single genomic interval of Armigeres subalbatus isolate Guangzhou_Male chromosome 1, GZ_Asu_2, whole genome shotgun sequence harbors:
- the LOC134206381 gene encoding tigger transposable element-derived protein 1-like codes for MTPQKEKKQRKSITLETKLDVLKCLSGGQSIAAVSRTFQLHESTVRTIKKNEGLIQKAVMNSAEHHAKRSSYVRDEAMCKMERALLIYVEEKAQKRCPLDQESIMAKALQLYGKLREDEPSASSTVKKQGFVASKGWFYRFIRKHSIRNVRIKGESASADVEAASTYPAEFRKLIEEGAYHPDQVFNADETGLFWKKMPSRTYLAKTEKTAAGFKAAKDRISLLMCSNASGDKILKPLLLHKSMRPRSMKNMNFNQLPVHWMSNAKAWVTKEIFRRWIDECFVPEVQEYLEEKGLEFRVILAIDNAPGHCQIDHPNVKVVFLPPNTTSLIQPLDQGIISTFKRYFIKSSFRYVLDQVDNGKAMNITEAWKSFTMRECVEFIDVALHLLKKSTLNACWKRLWPSCVQSSMPKENEEGEILLLAHAIGGEGFDDFAISDIEEMLKEPFFDDDDLIDFINDSTTVNDEVEEKFIDSKLKEGLQLGENLADFFVTHDPCIERAVSFRNDIKYCLRRYEALVNQEKNEDDEKLVDEDPHPVINPSKRRRCGVIYDSD; via the coding sequence ATGACACCGCAAAAAGAGAAGAAACAGAGAAAGTCCATCACGTTGGAAACAAAACTGGACGTCTTGAAATGTCTGTCAGGCGGTCAGTCTATCGCTGCCGTCAGCAGAACGTTCCAGTTGCACGAGTCAACTGTCCGTACAATAAAGAAAAACGAAGGGTTAATCCAGAAAGCTGTGATGAACAGCGCTGAGCATCATGCCAAACGGTCTTCATACGTTCGCGATGAGGCTATGTGCAAGATGGAGCGGGCGTTGCTAATATATGTCGAGGAGAAAGCACAAAAACGCTGTCCATTGGACCAAGAAAGCATTATGGCAAAAGCGTTGCAGTTATACGGGAAATTGAGAGAAGACGAGCCTTCCGCCAGTTCAACGGTTAAAAAGCAAGGATTTGTTGCCAGCAAGGGATGGTTCTATCGGTTCATCCGTAAACATTCGATCAGGAATGTCCGGATTAAGGGAGAGAGCGCATCAGCCGATGTTGAAGCGGCTAGTACATACCCCGCCGAGTTCAGGAAACTGATCGAAGAAGGTGCTTATCACCCAGATCAGGTGTTTAATGCGGACGAAACcggattattttggaaaaaaatgccCAGTCGAACATATcttgcgaaaaccgaaaaaACAGCAGCCGGATTCAAAGCAGCGAAAGACCGGATCTCGTTACTCATGTGTAGTAACGCTTCCGGAGACAAAATACTTAAGCCTCTATTGCTGCACAAATCAATGCGACCACGTTCCATGAAGAACATGAATTTTAATCAGCTGCCTGTTCACTGGATGTCAAATGCCAAAGCTTGGGTAACCAAGGAAATTTTCAGAAGATGGATTGATGAATGCTTTGTGCCCGAAGTtcaggaatacctggaggaaaaAGGTTTGGAGTTTAGGGTAATTCTGGCAATTGATAATGCACCTGGTCATTGCCAAATCGATCATCCGAACGTTAAAGTGGTGTTTCTTCCGCCGAATACGACGTCTCTCATTCAGCCATTGGATCAAGGCATAATTTCTACTTTCAAGCGCTACTTCATAAAGTCATCGTTTCGGTACGTTTTAGACCAGGTAGATAACGGCAAAGCAATGAACATCACCGAGGCTTGGAAATCTTTCACCATGCGAGAATGCGTGGAGTTCATTGATGTTGCTCTGCATCTTTTGAAAAAGTCAACTTTAAATGCATGCTGGAAGCGTTTATGGCCTAGCTGCGTGCAATCATCGATGCCGAAAGAAAACGAAGAAGGCGAAATTTTGCTCCTTGCCCACGCTATAGGAGGGGAAGGTTTCGATGATTTTGCGATCAGTGACATTGAGGAAATGCTGAAGGAACCATTTTTCGACGACGATGATTTGATAGACTTCATCAACGATTCGACAACAGTGAATGACGAGGTGGAAGAGAAGTTTATAGACAGCAAGCTTAAGGAGGGGCTACAGTTGGGAGAAAACCTTGCAGATTTTTTCGTCACGCACGACCCATGCATTGAACGAGCCGTTTCTTTCAGAAACGACATAAAATATTGTCTTCGGCGGTATGAAGCGTTGGTGAACCAGGAGAAAAATGAAGATGATGAGAAACTTGTTGACGAAGATCCACATCCAGTCATCAACCCTTCCAAACGCAGACGATGCGGTGTTATATATGATAGCGATTGA